A section of the Marinoscillum sp. 108 genome encodes:
- a CDS encoding HNH endonuclease: MEEWKVWESDEIRNKFLVSSYGEVKSLYFDPPKLLKHYKNMGYRAIPTRKKDGKNTLIYVHKVVAELFVPNPENHTHLIFIDENKGNPEADNLRWVDKATFKDHMSKYHKSAYTYDKDFTPNNKLTRTQVAVIKKMMNDPNRKTRVKIIAKQFGVSVGTIFSIKRGDSWKHVKAAGSDKSSS; the protein is encoded by the coding sequence ATGGAAGAGTGGAAAGTTTGGGAAAGCGATGAGATTCGCAACAAGTTTCTGGTAAGCAGCTATGGTGAGGTTAAATCACTGTATTTTGATCCACCAAAACTCCTTAAACACTACAAAAACATGGGCTATCGGGCCATTCCCACCAGAAAAAAGGATGGGAAAAACACCCTGATATACGTGCATAAAGTAGTGGCAGAGCTCTTTGTTCCCAATCCGGAAAACCATACCCACCTCATTTTCATAGACGAAAACAAAGGAAACCCGGAGGCAGATAACCTGCGTTGGGTGGATAAGGCCACCTTCAAAGACCATATGAGCAAGTATCATAAGTCTGCTTATACTTATGATAAGGACTTCACTCCCAACAACAAGCTGACGAGAACACAGGTGGCGGTGATCAAAAAAATGATGAACGATCCCAACCGTAAAACCCGTGTAAAAATCATTGCCAAGCAATTTGGGGTCTCTGTGGGTACCATCTTCAGTATCAAACGTGGAGATTCCTGGAAGCACGTGAAAGCGGCTGGGTCCGATAAATCTTCCTCCTAG
- a CDS encoding ATP-dependent DNA helicase RecQ yields MSRPQEILKQYWGFEAFRPMQAEIIGAVLDSQHVLALLPTGGGKSLCFQVPALCFEGVCVVVSPLIALMKDQVEQLKKRGIKAAAIYSGMSLKEIDIVLDNCIYGAIKFIYVSPERIKTDLFLARAAQMNISLLAIDEAHCISQWGYDFRPSYLEIADFIETLKITRIIALTASATAQVRLDILEKLGMNEPRVFQKSFARSNLSYSVFELENKEQKMLEILRNVPGSSVVYVRSRKQTRELAEFLRNSGVSADYYHAGIPGHVRARRQDQWISGQTRVIVATNAFGMGIDKPDVRTVIHYDLPDSLEAYYQEAGRAGRDERKAYAIQLYAKNDVINLRRRAEQAAVSVDFMRKVYQALANHFKLAVGSSAFTSFEFDYEGFIRTFDLPMVETYHALNKLADEGLIELNESFKESSKMIFLLEQSEVYKYQVANRTMDPVIKTLMRLYGGEMFSDFVTIKEEDLAKLLKEPVDLVRNQLQYLHQAEVLIYQQASDKPRINFLTPRVEANNLPIDQKQMAWRKEVTLTKAKKVEEYVTSEHKCRSRMLQSYFDELTYQDCGACDICIHRHKKIQSMPLDEIEAFIRENPKKESELIQQFSRLALDDLVTSLRVLMDQKRIGLTKEELFEVKIA; encoded by the coding sequence GTGAGTAGACCACAGGAAATATTGAAGCAATACTGGGGCTTTGAGGCCTTCAGGCCCATGCAGGCGGAGATTATCGGTGCCGTGCTGGACAGTCAGCACGTGCTGGCACTTCTTCCTACAGGCGGTGGAAAGTCACTCTGTTTTCAGGTGCCTGCCCTGTGTTTTGAGGGGGTTTGTGTGGTGGTATCTCCGCTTATAGCGCTGATGAAAGATCAGGTGGAACAACTGAAGAAACGCGGCATCAAAGCGGCCGCCATCTATTCGGGGATGTCCCTGAAGGAAATTGATATTGTACTGGATAACTGCATATATGGGGCCATTAAGTTCATATATGTTTCTCCAGAAAGGATCAAGACGGATCTTTTTTTGGCCCGGGCTGCCCAAATGAATATCTCACTGCTTGCAATAGACGAAGCACATTGCATCTCACAATGGGGGTATGACTTCCGGCCTTCTTATCTGGAGATTGCTGATTTTATAGAAACACTTAAAATCACCAGAATCATCGCCCTTACAGCATCGGCTACCGCTCAGGTCAGGCTGGATATATTGGAAAAGCTTGGGATGAATGAGCCCAGAGTCTTTCAAAAGAGCTTTGCCCGGAGTAATCTGTCTTACTCTGTGTTTGAGTTGGAAAACAAGGAGCAAAAGATGCTGGAGATCTTGCGCAATGTTCCGGGGAGCAGTGTGGTCTATGTTCGCAGTAGAAAACAAACACGGGAGCTGGCAGAGTTTCTTCGAAACAGTGGAGTTTCCGCAGATTATTATCATGCCGGTATTCCCGGGCATGTCAGAGCCCGGCGGCAGGACCAGTGGATTTCAGGGCAAACCAGGGTGATCGTGGCCACCAATGCCTTTGGGATGGGCATTGATAAGCCAGATGTGCGCACGGTTATTCATTACGACTTACCGGATTCGCTGGAGGCCTACTACCAGGAAGCCGGCCGAGCAGGGCGGGACGAACGAAAGGCATATGCCATTCAGCTCTATGCCAAAAACGATGTAATCAATCTGAGGCGAAGAGCTGAGCAGGCGGCTGTGTCGGTGGACTTTATGCGCAAGGTCTATCAGGCACTGGCCAATCACTTCAAGCTGGCGGTAGGCAGCAGTGCTTTTACGAGCTTTGAATTTGATTATGAAGGTTTTATTCGCACGTTTGATCTACCCATGGTGGAGACCTACCACGCCCTGAATAAGCTGGCAGATGAGGGACTCATAGAGCTCAATGAATCTTTTAAGGAGTCCTCCAAAATGATTTTCCTCCTGGAACAATCCGAGGTGTACAAATATCAGGTGGCTAACAGAACGATGGATCCCGTGATCAAAACACTGATGCGACTCTATGGCGGGGAGATGTTTTCGGATTTTGTGACCATCAAGGAAGAGGACCTGGCTAAACTTTTGAAGGAGCCCGTGGATCTGGTCAGAAATCAGCTGCAATACTTGCACCAGGCTGAAGTGCTGATCTATCAGCAAGCCAGTGACAAACCAAGGATCAATTTCTTAACCCCGAGGGTGGAAGCTAATAACCTGCCCATAGACCAAAAACAAATGGCCTGGCGCAAGGAGGTCACACTCACCAAAGCCAAAAAGGTAGAAGAATATGTTACCTCAGAGCATAAATGCAGATCCCGTATGTTGCAAAGCTATTTTGATGAGCTCACTTATCAGGATTGTGGCGCCTGTGATATCTGTATTCACCGGCACAAGAAAATTCAGAGCATGCCACTGGACGAAATTGAGGCGTTCATCCGCGAAAACCCCAAAAAGGAGAGTGAGCTTATTCAGCAATTTAGCCGACTGGCGCTGGATGATTTGGTGACCTCTCTGCGCGTCTTAATGGATCAAAAGCGGATCGGGTTGACCAAAGAGGAATTGTTCGAAGTGAAAATTGCCTAG
- a CDS encoding ComEC/Rec2 family competence protein translates to MFKWTAFPFIRISFFLSLGIILYDSYGVLWSGLPWRQMSMIFLLALIIPFWLGRPILKGVVYLLLMVYLGGLIAMLADESAVPGHYSSFEKVEGFMGVVISDNTERDHYHRYEVAVHMVAQSDSLNAAHGKIFLYVKKTQEDSTHLQYGDVVAVDKNFFPIEGPKNPHEFDYRAYLKKQKIYAHAFADPSEVREIGHEPPNPLLAHAMGIRTYARQKIEDWIPQQRERAILTALILGVKDYLDEETTSAYAAAGAMHVLAVSGLHVGIVVMILSVIFQKWKETRWGNVVFTIGSVAIIWLYALITGFTPSVMRASTMFTVIIVSSAFNQRANIYNSLGLAAFVLILYNPYVIYAVGFQLSFAAVIGIVILQPRLYRLLDFSGIVTDYVWSITCVSIAAQVATFPLALVYFHQFPTYFLVSNLIVIPAAFLMLGGGISMLLVGSILPALGQALGFVLQGFSWVVNELILGIKWLPYPIFDWLYFDAWDTIFTYLIMSFLVLAIWKYSYHYMVLAWLAAITLATWLHFKSFEQENQKRMVFYEIDGITAIDLINGREAVLLIDDFSEANKELIAFQINPNRLASGLPKVEDTWQLMSSSEWVQVHSCFDLIQWDGVRVILMKHMETYQLTHPLEADVIYFKDAEMLSYEGLLPGIALLGTNFNYYETRDAKRIFENRKIEARSLSQDGFLELDLNQTRPFSQRKHRLATISE, encoded by the coding sequence ATGTTTAAGTGGACCGCCTTTCCTTTTATCCGTATTTCCTTTTTCCTCTCCCTGGGCATTATTCTTTATGATTCCTATGGTGTGCTGTGGTCTGGGCTCCCCTGGCGACAGATGTCTATGATCTTTTTGTTGGCGCTGATTATTCCTTTCTGGCTGGGGCGGCCGATTCTCAAAGGAGTGGTTTACCTGTTGCTGATGGTGTATCTGGGCGGTTTGATAGCCATGCTGGCCGATGAATCTGCTGTCCCCGGGCATTATTCTTCCTTTGAGAAGGTAGAGGGTTTTATGGGAGTGGTCATTTCGGACAATACCGAGCGGGATCATTATCACCGGTATGAGGTGGCCGTTCATATGGTAGCTCAGTCAGATTCCCTGAATGCGGCTCACGGCAAAATTTTTCTTTATGTAAAGAAGACGCAGGAGGACAGCACACACTTGCAATATGGCGATGTGGTGGCAGTAGACAAAAACTTCTTCCCAATAGAGGGACCTAAAAACCCGCATGAATTTGACTACAGAGCATACCTGAAGAAACAAAAGATCTACGCCCATGCTTTCGCTGACCCCTCTGAAGTCCGGGAAATAGGGCACGAACCACCAAATCCCCTACTCGCTCACGCAATGGGCATACGTACCTATGCCAGGCAGAAGATCGAAGACTGGATCCCACAACAGCGCGAACGTGCCATCCTTACAGCGTTGATTTTGGGTGTGAAAGACTATCTCGATGAAGAGACTACTTCAGCTTATGCGGCGGCAGGCGCCATGCACGTGCTGGCAGTATCCGGCCTGCATGTAGGCATCGTAGTGATGATTTTGAGTGTCATTTTTCAGAAATGGAAGGAGACCCGATGGGGGAATGTAGTGTTTACGATTGGGTCTGTTGCAATCATTTGGCTCTATGCCCTAATTACCGGATTCACCCCATCGGTGATGCGGGCCTCCACTATGTTCACGGTGATTATCGTCAGCAGCGCTTTTAACCAAAGGGCTAATATTTACAATTCCCTGGGGTTGGCGGCTTTTGTGCTGATTTTATATAATCCTTATGTAATCTATGCAGTGGGGTTTCAGTTATCCTTTGCGGCTGTGATTGGTATTGTGATTTTGCAACCCCGCTTATACAGACTGTTGGATTTTTCGGGCATTGTTACGGACTATGTCTGGTCTATTACCTGTGTGTCCATTGCTGCACAAGTGGCTACTTTCCCCTTGGCGCTGGTCTATTTTCATCAGTTCCCCACTTATTTTCTTGTATCCAATCTCATCGTTATTCCGGCGGCTTTTTTGATGCTGGGTGGTGGCATCTCTATGCTCCTGGTCGGCAGTATCCTTCCTGCTCTTGGGCAGGCTCTGGGGTTTGTATTACAGGGGTTTTCATGGGTAGTGAATGAACTCATCCTGGGTATTAAGTGGTTGCCCTATCCGATTTTCGATTGGCTGTATTTTGATGCCTGGGACACCATTTTCACATATCTAATTATGAGTTTTCTCGTGCTGGCTATATGGAAGTACAGCTATCACTATATGGTACTTGCTTGGTTGGCAGCCATTACCTTGGCGACATGGCTTCATTTCAAATCCTTTGAGCAGGAAAACCAAAAGAGAATGGTGTTTTACGAAATAGATGGGATAACAGCCATCGACCTGATCAATGGGAGGGAGGCGGTATTGCTCATCGATGATTTCTCAGAAGCCAATAAGGAGCTGATCGCCTTTCAGATCAACCCCAACAGACTGGCTAGTGGGCTGCCAAAAGTGGAAGACACCTGGCAACTCATGAGTAGTTCGGAATGGGTACAGGTTCATTCTTGTTTCGATTTGATTCAGTGGGACGGGGTACGGGTGATCCTGATGAAACACATGGAAACCTACCAACTAACGCATCCATTGGAGGCTGATGTCATTTACTTTAAGGATGCTGAAATGCTTTCATATGAGGGATTGCTGCCAGGAATAGCCCTCCTCGGGACAAATTTTAATTATTATGAAACACGTGATGCAAAGCGCATATTTGAAAACAGGAAAATTGAGGCCCGTAGTTTGTCGCAGGATGGCTTCTTGGAGTTAGATTTGAATCAAACAAGACCTTTTAGCCAGAGAAAACATCGGCTGGCAACTATCAGTGAGTAG
- a CDS encoding GNAT family N-acetyltransferase — MIRVITANTEELKEKAFAIRREVFVVEQKVSTRDEFDEFEATSTHFVALDENEQPVGAARWRRTEKGIKLERFAVKANQRGKQIGSKLVEAVIADIRSKEGSGQYLYLHAQLTAVPLYEKFGFEKKGDQFSECDILHYLMFKVS, encoded by the coding sequence ATGATACGGGTAATCACAGCAAATACTGAAGAGCTCAAGGAAAAAGCCTTTGCCATTCGGAGGGAAGTTTTTGTGGTTGAGCAAAAGGTATCTACTCGCGACGAGTTTGACGAATTTGAAGCCACCAGCACTCACTTTGTGGCGCTCGATGAAAATGAACAGCCGGTGGGAGCGGCCAGGTGGCGCCGCACCGAAAAGGGCATCAAATTGGAGCGCTTTGCCGTGAAGGCTAACCAACGCGGTAAGCAGATCGGTTCAAAACTGGTGGAGGCTGTTATTGCCGATATCCGATCAAAGGAAGGATCTGGTCAGTACCTCTATTTGCATGCTCAGCTCACCGCTGTGCCGCTCTATGAGAAGTTTGGGTTTGAGAAAAAGGGTGACCAGTTTTCCGAATGTGACATTTTACACTATCTGATGTTCAAGGTGTCTTAA
- a CDS encoding PhoH family protein — MLEKVITLDNISLVDFLGIQNQNIKEIASAFPESKIISRGNEIRIQGTAPQILKINDILNSLLNHYDKFGKVTHENVVSYINEEQHNSSHAGANDVLVFGTRGFKISPKTKNQKALVEAVDANDLVFAIGPAGTGKTYISVALAVRALKNKEVKKIIITRPAVEAGENLGFLPGDLKEKIDPYLRPIYDALNDMIPSEKLRYYRENGVIEIAPLAYMRGRTLNDAYILLDEAQNTTPMQIKMFLTRMGPESKVIITGDKSQIDLPRNQRSGLIDALDVLKEVKNIGFVELDDRDVVRHKLVKEIVKAYNKQGEKE, encoded by the coding sequence TTGCTAGAAAAGGTCATAACACTCGATAATATCTCCCTGGTGGATTTTTTGGGAATCCAAAATCAAAACATTAAAGAGATCGCTTCAGCGTTTCCCGAGAGTAAAATTATCTCGCGGGGCAATGAGATTCGAATTCAGGGTACCGCACCTCAGATTCTGAAAATCAATGATATCCTCAACTCACTCCTGAACCATTACGATAAGTTTGGTAAGGTAACGCATGAAAATGTGGTCTCCTATATCAATGAGGAACAACATAACTCTTCTCATGCCGGAGCTAATGATGTGTTGGTGTTTGGGACACGGGGTTTTAAGATCTCTCCCAAAACCAAGAATCAGAAGGCACTTGTAGAAGCCGTGGATGCCAATGATTTGGTGTTTGCGATAGGGCCTGCGGGTACAGGTAAAACCTACATTTCTGTAGCGCTGGCTGTGCGTGCGCTGAAGAATAAAGAAGTGAAGAAAATCATCATCACCAGACCGGCCGTGGAGGCGGGTGAGAACCTCGGCTTTTTGCCCGGCGACCTGAAGGAGAAAATAGATCCTTACCTCAGACCAATCTATGATGCACTCAATGATATGATCCCCTCTGAAAAACTCAGATACTACCGTGAAAATGGGGTGATCGAAATAGCGCCTCTGGCCTATATGAGAGGCCGTACGCTGAATGATGCCTATATCCTGCTGGATGAGGCGCAAAATACCACACCCATGCAGATCAAGATGTTCTTGACCAGGATGGGGCCAGAGTCCAAAGTGATTATTACAGGAGACAAGTCTCAGATAGACTTGCCGAGAAATCAGCGTTCGGGGCTTATAGATGCGCTGGATGTTTTGAAAGAGGTCAAGAACATTGGGTTTGTGGAGTTGGATGACCGGGATGTGGTCAGGCACAAATTGGTGAAGGAAATTGTGAAAGCATACAATAAGCAGGGAGAAAAAGAATGA
- a CDS encoding S-adenosyl-l-methionine hydroxide adenosyltransferase family protein: protein MALVTFMSDFGTEDHYVAAVKAVAHKMGPETHIIDISHEIYPSDIGHASYVLKSVFRDFPTGTVHLCAIDMNSREPSKLVAVQLEEHYFVGYDSGLFSLLSDQPPTAMVELSTNDLNGSTFLAKDLLAPAAVALANGKKISELGRPLDVLKTLYARQLKVTKREIAGNIIRVDHYGNLITNIVHSAFETIMKLNGEKPYEVCFGRERSRKIHSAYHEVESGEYFILFNSNQQLQIGINKGNASELLGLHLDAPVIINFQL from the coding sequence ATGGCTCTAGTCACATTTATGTCAGATTTTGGTACAGAAGACCATTACGTAGCGGCGGTAAAAGCTGTTGCCCATAAAATGGGTCCTGAGACGCACATTATTGACATTAGCCATGAAATTTATCCTTCAGACATAGGGCATGCTTCCTATGTGTTGAAGAGCGTTTTCAGGGATTTTCCAACCGGCACTGTCCACCTCTGTGCCATAGACATGAACAGTCGTGAGCCTTCCAAACTCGTAGCGGTGCAACTAGAGGAACATTATTTTGTTGGCTATGATTCCGGTCTGTTTAGTTTATTAAGTGATCAGCCCCCTACAGCCATGGTGGAGCTGAGCACCAATGACCTGAATGGCTCCACTTTCCTGGCCAAAGACCTGCTGGCTCCTGCTGCCGTGGCGCTGGCCAATGGTAAAAAAATATCCGAGCTGGGCAGGCCTTTGGACGTACTCAAGACCCTATATGCACGTCAGCTCAAAGTGACCAAGCGGGAAATCGCCGGCAACATAATCAGGGTAGACCACTATGGAAATCTCATCACCAATATCGTGCACTCGGCATTTGAGACCATCATGAAACTCAATGGTGAAAAACCGTACGAAGTGTGCTTTGGCAGGGAGCGCTCCCGCAAAATACACTCCGCCTATCATGAGGTGGAATCTGGTGAATATTTTATTCTTTTCAATAGCAATCAACAACTACAAATAGGTATTAACAAAGGCAATGCATCTGAGCTGCTAGGGCTCCACCTCGATGCGCCTGTCATTATCAACTTCCAATTATGA
- a CDS encoding putative quinol monooxygenase, translated as MITRIVRMSFTPEKKDDFLEIFHGAKKKIRAMEGCQYLSLHRDYHHVNVYYTLSKWDSQEALDQYRDSDLFKTTWKATRKCFNEKAQAYSLKQEVELN; from the coding sequence ATGATCACCCGTATCGTACGTATGTCCTTCACCCCGGAGAAGAAAGACGACTTCCTGGAAATCTTTCATGGCGCCAAGAAGAAAATCAGGGCCATGGAGGGGTGTCAGTACCTATCCCTACACAGAGATTACCATCACGTCAATGTCTATTATACGCTCAGCAAATGGGATTCTCAGGAGGCGCTGGATCAATATCGTGATTCTGATCTCTTCAAAACCACTTGGAAAGCCACCAGGAAATGTTTTAACGAAAAGGCACAGGCCTATTCACTAAAACAGGAAGTAGAATTGAACTAA
- a CDS encoding mechanosensitive ion channel family protein, producing the protein MRLFIYLSLLFFALCLTTSAYAQDSLAVDTGDTSTLMIQVENAAARTNVRDEAPNLSEIFSMAKIFWALVFLLSGYIGIRVISKILEILAERSAQYRITLKGLIPVVRILGWILVLFIIVAGIFQPPATTILALSASVGVAVGFASQDILKNIFGGVMILFDRPFQVGDKIEVGSYYGEVTQIGLRSTRVVTPDDSLVSIPNSEIMNGSVSNSNAGEANCQVVAEIYLPITIDTVRVREIATQAAQVSKYVYLAKPIAVLFFNEVKDRKSFLKMRLKAYVMDIRSEFAFKSEMTEIVIKALIDEQLINDKDFN; encoded by the coding sequence ATGAGACTATTTATCTACCTCAGCTTATTATTCTTCGCACTTTGCCTGACAACTTCGGCATATGCACAAGACAGTCTGGCAGTGGATACTGGTGACACGTCTACCCTGATGATTCAAGTGGAAAATGCCGCTGCCAGAACCAATGTAAGGGACGAAGCACCCAATCTGTCCGAAATTTTCTCCATGGCCAAAATTTTCTGGGCACTGGTATTTCTGCTTTCAGGCTACATAGGCATTAGAGTTATCTCCAAAATACTGGAAATACTGGCGGAGCGAAGCGCGCAGTATCGGATCACCCTGAAAGGATTGATCCCGGTCGTACGCATTCTTGGCTGGATCCTGGTGTTGTTCATTATTGTAGCTGGGATTTTTCAGCCTCCGGCAACTACCATATTGGCGCTATCCGCCTCCGTGGGTGTTGCTGTTGGTTTTGCCTCACAGGACATTCTCAAAAACATCTTTGGTGGAGTGATGATCCTTTTTGATAGACCTTTTCAGGTAGGAGATAAAATTGAGGTGGGCTCTTACTATGGTGAAGTGACTCAGATAGGGCTGCGCTCTACCCGCGTGGTTACACCGGATGATTCACTGGTCTCTATTCCCAATAGCGAAATCATGAACGGATCGGTATCCAACTCCAATGCCGGAGAAGCCAACTGCCAGGTAGTAGCTGAAATTTACCTTCCCATCACTATAGATACGGTGCGTGTTCGGGAAATCGCCACCCAGGCAGCTCAGGTGAGCAAGTATGTGTACCTGGCCAAACCCATTGCAGTACTCTTCTTCAATGAAGTGAAAGACCGAAAGTCCTTTCTAAAAATGAGACTAAAGGCTTATGTAATGGACATCCGCAGTGAATTTGCCTTCAAAAGTGAAATGACAGAGATTGTCATCAAAGCGCTCATTGATGAGCAATTGATCAACGACAAGGACTTTAACTAA
- a CDS encoding mechanosensitive ion channel family protein yields the protein MQYILDFLRSTTGSKLIQVVIVLTIVFFVVKMLQKGLNKYIKNSTTRYQARKVVSFLGYILALLALMLIYNYKFSNLTLALGVAGAGIAFALQEVIVSIAGFLAILFGNFYKIGDRVKLGGIKGDVVDIGILRTTLMEIGDWVNGDLYNGKMVRVANSFIFKEPVFNYSGDFPFLWDEIGIPLKHSSDHQLARQLMLDITTDLVKEFTLETKTQWNKLTDQLYVENAQIDPMVTMAFDENWITFTIRYVVDFKRRRITKDQLYTRILETIDLHKDKFFIASAAFEVTHMNEPVKQ from the coding sequence ATGCAATACATTTTAGACTTTCTTCGAAGCACAACTGGCAGCAAACTGATTCAGGTGGTCATTGTATTGACCATAGTCTTTTTCGTGGTAAAAATGCTGCAAAAAGGGCTTAATAAGTACATCAAGAATAGCACTACCCGATATCAGGCCAGAAAAGTAGTATCCTTTTTGGGCTACATCCTGGCCCTGCTCGCGCTGATGCTCATCTACAACTATAAGTTCTCAAACCTTACCCTGGCCCTGGGGGTAGCAGGAGCAGGCATTGCTTTTGCCCTGCAGGAGGTGATTGTGAGCATAGCCGGATTTTTGGCGATCCTTTTTGGTAATTTCTATAAAATAGGAGACCGGGTAAAACTCGGTGGTATCAAAGGGGATGTAGTGGACATTGGCATACTGAGAACCACACTCATGGAGATAGGAGACTGGGTAAATGGCGACTTATACAATGGTAAAATGGTTCGTGTGGCCAACAGTTTTATTTTCAAAGAACCTGTTTTTAATTACTCGGGAGACTTCCCTTTCCTCTGGGACGAGATCGGCATCCCACTCAAGCACAGTAGCGACCATCAACTAGCCCGACAGCTCATGCTGGACATCACCACCGATCTGGTGAAAGAATTCACTTTGGAGACCAAGACCCAATGGAATAAACTCACCGACCAACTCTATGTGGAAAATGCCCAAATAGACCCTATGGTTACCATGGCCTTTGATGAAAACTGGATCACTTTTACCATCCGCTATGTGGTGGATTTCAAACGACGAAGAATCACAAAAGATCAGCTCTACACACGAATTCTGGAAACTATTGACCTCCATAAGGACAAGTTCTTCATAGCCTCCGCAGCTTTTGAAGTGACTCATATGAATGAACCAGTTAAGCAGTAG